ATTATTTCAACACATTACTAGATTCTCCCGCATCAAAACCAGATTTAATATTCCTAGACCTAAATATGCCTGTAATGGGAGGTTGGGAGTTTTTAGATGCATTTAAAACCCCTAAATACAAAGATTTTCATACTACAAAAATTGTAGTCTTATCCTCTACAATAGATCCTAACGATTTAAAGAAATCTCAAACCTATCCTATGGTTATTGCTTTTTTACCAAAACCCATTAGCAAATCAATGTTAGAGTTTTTAAAAGAAATAGTTGTATAAAAAAAAGTTCCCGATAAATCGAGAACTTTTCTTTTAACATATTTTATTATATCTAAATATTACAATTTTGCAACAAGCTTAGTTAACTTAGATTTTAAGTTTGATGCTTTGTTATTGTGTATGATATTTTTCTTAGCCAATTTATCAATCATTGAGATAACATTAGATAATTTTGCAGATGCTTCAGATTTATCAGTAGCTAATCTTAATGCTTTGATAGCATTACGAGTAGTTTTGTGTTGGTATCTGTTTAACACTCTTTTCTTTTCGTTACTTCTAATTCTTTTTAGAGCTGATTTATGATTTGCCATTATATTGCTTTTTTATCTTTTACTAATTTGTTTGTAGTCCGTAAGGGAATCGAACCCCTGTTACCAAGACGAAATCTTGGCGTCCTAACCCCTAGACGAACGGACCATATTCTCCTAAGTTTTTATCAATATGTGAATTGAATTGTAGCCCGTAGCGGAATCGAACCGCTCTTACATGGATGAAAACCATGCGTCCTAACCGATAGACGAACGGGCCATTTTTCCCTTATTACTTTAGGAAACGCAAAAAAAATAGTAGCCCGTAGCGGAATCGAACCGCTCTTACATGGATGAAAACCATGCGTCCTAACCGATAGACGAACGGGCCTTGCTTCTCTAATGCGGATGCAAAAATACAACTATTTTCGAAACGAGCAATAGCTTGTACATTTTTTTTTTACTTTTTTTAATAGGCCTTTGCAAACAGTACACGTCCTGCTGATGGAGCGCCTGTAAACACGCAATTTCCAGTCTCTTCTACTCTATTCAAAGGAACACATCTAATAGTAGCTTTTGTAAGGTCTTTGATTTTTTCCTCAGTTTCTGCTGTACCATCCCAATGTGCTGAGACAAAACCTCCTTTATTTTCCAAAATTTCTTTAAACTCCTCAAAACTATTCACCTCGGTAACGTGCGTATCTCTATACTCTAGTGCTTTTGCAAACAAATCATTTTGTATTTGCTCTAGCAATGAAGTAATATAGTTTTCTATTCCTTCTTTAGCGACCACTTCCTTTGATAATGTATCTCTTCGAGCTATTTCAAAAGTACCATTTTCTAGATCTTTAGGTCCAACCGCGATTCGAACAGGAACTCCTTTCAACTCCCATTCTGCAAACTTAAATCCTGGTTTTTGAGTCGTTCTATCATCAAATTTTACAGAAACGTTCAATTTACGCAAGCTTGCAATAAGTACATTTACCTCTGCAGATATTGCTGCTAACTGTTCGTCTGATTTATATATAGGTACAATAACAACTTGTATTGGCGCTAAGCTAGGAGGTAAAACCAAACCTTGATCATCAGAATGTGTCATTACAAGCGCACCCATTAATCGTGTTGATACTCCCCAAGAAGTTCCCCAAACGTATTCTTGCTTACCCTCTGCATTTGCAAATTTCACATCAAAAGCTTTTGCAAAGTTTTGACCTAAAAAGTGAGATGTCCCTGCTTGTAAAGCTTTACCATCTTGCATTAGGGCTTCTATACAATATGTTTCTTCGGCACCAGCAAAACGCTCCGTTTCTGTTTTCAAGCCTTTAATAACCGGTATAGCCATGAATCGTTCTGCAAAATCAGCATACACGTTCATCATTTTTTCAGATTCTTCAACCGCCTCGGCTCTTGTAGCATGAGCAGTATGCCCTTCTTGCCATAAAAACTCAGCCGTACGTAAAAACAAACGTGTTCTCATTTCCCATCGCACCACATTAGCCCACTGATTAATCAATAATGGTAAGTCTCTATATGATTGTACCCATCCTTTATAGGTAGACCAAATAATAGCTTCACTAGTAGGTCGCACAATAAGCTCCTCTTCTAGTTTTGCGTTTGGGTCAACCATTAATTTTCCTGGCTTGTCTGGATCATTTTTCAATCTGTAATGCGTAACAATGGCGCACTCCTTAGCAAAACCTTCAGCATTTTTCTCCTCAGCTTCAAACATACTTTTGGGAACAAAAAGCGGGAAATACGCATTTTGATGCCCCGTTTCTTTAAACATTTTATCCAATTCAGCTTGCATTTTTTCCCAAATTGCATAACCGTATGGCTTAATTACCATACAACCTCTCACTCCTGAATTTTCGGCTAAATCGGCCTTGACAACCAATTCGTTATACCATTTTGAATAATCTTCCGCTCTTGTAGTTATGTTCTTACTCATACTGAATAGTTTGGCACAAATATTGCATTAATAATTTTAAATAAATAGTTCCGCAAAACTAACTATTTTTGTAATGTGCAACAATAAAAACTCCATATATATGAAAACTTATACCCTTCCCTTGCAGAAACCTATGATGCTTTACTTGTTTGGATTCATAAGTATTATTTTTAGTTCGTGTGGCTCTTATCAAAACAGCTCTTATTATGATTCTGATGGGATTTACGGAGGCACAGTAAATAGACCTGAAAGAAGTACCCAAACAGCCGAAACTTCTTCAAGTCCCTACACTAGTTATTTTAATTCTTTACAAAATAACAATGAGCCTATCGAAATCTTAACAGATATTGACAATTATAACACTGACAATGACTCTATACAAACCTACACCAATTATGCTGGCTGGGGAAGTAATCCGCAAAGTGTAAGCATAAATGTTTACGATAACAGCTGGGGATTTAATAATTGGGGATGGAATAACGGTTTTGGATGGGGTGGAAATCCTGCTTGGGGATTGAATAACTTTGGTTGGAATAACTGGGGTTGGAACAATTGGGGATGGAATACTGGCTGGGGCTGGGGCGGATATCCTGGTTGGGGCTGGAATGCTGGTTTTGGCTGGGGTGGAAACATCGGTTTTGGTTGGAACAATTGGTACGGAAATAATTGGGGATATGCGCCTCATTACAATCCAAGAAACTACAGCTACAATGCAGGCAGAAGAGGATCTAGTTATGCTAATGCTTCAAACTCAAACAGAGGGGCATCCGGTTATAATAGAAATGGTAATACTGTAGGCGCTAGAAGAACTGACGGTAATTATTACAATTCTAACGGAACAAATTTTGGAAGAGGCTCTTCAAGCAGAATGAGTAGAACTAGCCCTGTTTTTTCTAGAAATCAATCTCAAGACAACGGAACTTACAATTCAAATCGTCGAGGATCATCAACACGTTCAGAAAATAGTTCTAATTCTCGTACCTACACTCCATCAAGAAGCGAATCTAACTCAAGATCATACACTCCAAGCTCTAATTCTGGATCTTCTAGAAGCAGTGGAAGCTATGGCGGTGGTGGTGGCGGAAGATCATCTGGCGGTGGCGGAAGAGGCGGAAGAGGTTAATATCCCTAAATTTGAACTACAAACATTATTTAAAAACGTATGAAAAAATATATTTGGTTACTCGCTATAGGACTTACAATAAATACATTGCAAGCACAAGAAGTATCTGATGCAGTACGCTATTCACAAGACAATTTAAACGGTACTGCAAGATTTAGAGCCATGAGTGGAGCCTTTGGCGCACTGGGCGGTGATTTATCATCTTTGAATGTAAATCCAGCAGGTTCTGCTATATTTGCTAACAATCAAATGGGTCTTACCTTAACAAACTTTAGCAACAAAAACAATTCAAATTATTTTGGGACCACTAATAGCACTAAGAACAACTCAATTGATTTAAACCAAGCTGGTGCGGTATTTGTTTTTGAAAATAACGCTAAATCAAACTGGTCAAAAGTCACCATTGGTATTAATTATGAAAACGCGAATAATTTTACTAACGATTTTTTCTCCTCTGGCACAAATAGAAACAATACCGTAGCTGATTATTTTTTATTTTATGCCAATAGAGGCAACAATGGAGCACCTGTCCCACAACAATTTGTAAACACAGAGCAAGGGGAATCAATCAGTGATTTATATTCTTTTTTAGGAAACAATCTTCCAAATAGTCAGTTTCCGGGATTAAGTGGATATGATGCTCAACAAGCTTTTTTAGGATATCAAGCTTTTATCATTGATGCCGTTAATGAAAATAATCCAAATTCACCTTTTTCTTCTAATGTACCAGCAGCCAATTATTTTCATCAAAACGCTGTTTTTAATACTGGCTATAACGGAAAACTAACTTTTAACATAGCAACTTCATATAAAGATAAGTTCTATTTTGGGTTGAATTTAAACTCGCATTTTACAGATTATATTAGATCTACAAGATTTACTGAAAGAAACGATGCTCCTGTAACCAATGATTTTAGAGTAAGCCAAATACAGTTTGACAATGACTTAAACACTTATGGAACTGGATTTTCATTTCAAATAGGTGCAATTGCAAAAGTAACCAAGGAACTGCGCTTTGGTTTAGCACATGAATCATCTACTTGGTATAGATTAACTGATGAGTTATCACAAAGTGTAGTAGCCATTAGCAGAAACAGTACCGAAACTTTACCCGCTGATGTTGTTAATCCAAATGTTATAAATGTATACCAACCGTATAAATTACAAACTCCTAGTAAAACAACCGTAAGTTTAGCGTATGTGTTTGGTAAAAAAGGATTAATCAGTGTTGATTATGCTATGAGAAACTTTAGCTCTACAGCATTCAAACCTAAAAACGATGCGTTTTTTATGGGACTTAACAACGCCATGAGCAATACTCTTGACAATACAGGAGAGGTACGTGTAGGCGGTGAATATAAAATCAAAGCTTTAAGTCTAAGAGCTGGTTATAGATACGAACAAAGCCCATACAAAAATACTGCTATAATGGGCGATTTAACGGGATATTCAGCAGGTTTAGGATATAATTTTGGATCTACAAAATTAGATTTGTCTTACGCCAATGCCACTCGTAACACCCAACAAGGTTTCTTTAACCAAGGGTTTACTGATGGAGCCAAAATAGCCAATATCAATAATAATGTGTCGTTAACATTATTATTTGAATTGTAATTTTAATTATCGAACATTACAAATCCGTCTCGTTATGTAAACAAGACGGATTTTTTTTGCCCTGATGGTCCCGAAGCGTCAGGAGAAATCCTCTCTATTTCAAAGAGATTACTTCACTTTGCATCCATTTTTCAGGAGTTAAGCGAACTTTGTTTGAATCATACAGCAGTAAATAGCTCCTAATAATTTGAAAACGGGTTGAAAAAAGTTCTGTTTGAATAAAAAATTGTAATTTTGCAAAATTCCCAAATTATCGGGATGCTACTACTATGAGAACGAAGTCTTTAAAAAAGAATAAAATAAATGTCATCACCCTTGGGTGTTCAAAAAATGTATATGATAGTGAAGTCCTTATGGGTCAGCTTCGCGCAAATGGAAAAGAGGTAACTCATGAAGCGCCCGAGGCTGAGGAAGGAAATATTATTGTCATTAATACATGTGGATTTATTGATAATGCCAAAGCTGAATCAGTAAACATGATTCTTGAATACGCTGATAAAAAAGAGAGAGGACTAGTAGACAAAGTGTTTGTAACCGGATGCTTATCTGAACGTTACAGACCTGATTTAGAAAAGGAAATCCCTAATGTGGATCAGTTTTTTGGAACAACTGAACTGCCTCAGCTATTGAAAGCTCTTGGCGCTGATTATAAGCATGAATTATTAGGTGAGCGATTAACAACAACACCTAAAAACTACGCTTATTTAAAAATTTCTGAAGGATGTGATAGACCATGTAGTTTTTGTGCAATACCACTTATGCGAGGAAAAAACGTCTCGCAAACTATAGAAAAATTAGTAAAAGAAGCGGAAGGTTTAGCTAAAGATGGCGTTAAAGAGCTGATATTGATAGCGCAAGACCTTACCTATTATGGTTTAGACTTGTACAAAAAAAGAGCATTAGGAGAATTGCTTGAAGCCCTGGTAAAAGTTGAGGGCATAGAATGGATCCGTTTGCATTATGCATTCCCAACGGGTTTCCCTATGGATGTTCTTGAAATCATGAAACGCGAACCAAAAATTTGTAATTACATTGATATTCCGTTGCAACATATTGCAGATTCTGTTTTAAAATCGATGCGTCGTGGAACTACACAACAAAAAACCACAAAATTATTAAAAGATTTCAGAGAAGCCGTTCCTGGAATAGCGATTCGTACAACTTTGATTGTAGGATACCCTGGAGAAACTCAAGAAGATTTTAATATTTTGAAAGAGTTTGTTCAAGAAATGAAATTTGACAGAATGGGATGCTTTGCTTACTCACATGAGGAAAACACACACGCCTATTTACTTGAAGATGACGTGCCAGATACGGTAAAACAAGATCGTGCCAACGAAATAATGGAATTACAGTCGCAAATTTCTTGGGATTTAAATCAAGAAAAAATTGGACAAACCTACCGTTGTATTATTGACAGAAAAGAAGGTGCGCACTTTATAGGTCGTACAGAATTTGATAGCCCTGATGTAGACAATGAAGTATTGATTGACGCCTCTAAACATTATGTAAAAACAGGTGAGTTTGTCATGATTAAGATTATTGATGCCACAGAATTTGACTTGTACGGAGAACCAATATAATATTTCTAATTGATTTTAATTCTTTCCACAAAATGAAGATGCAATCCTTTAATTCTTACCTATTAATAGGCCTTATTGTTTTTTTTGCCAATACATCTTTTGCACAATATGGGAATGGCGGGTACGGAAACGGCTATGGGAATGGTTACGGTGGTAATGGTAGAATGAACAACACAATGGATCAAAGCCGAGCTCCAGAAAAGCCAAAGGAAATTCCTGTTGAAGTAACTGTAGGCAAGGTAATGGAGCGTTTAAAACCTGAACTAGTTCTTGATGAGTTGCAAGCCATTGCAATTTCAAATATTTTAACAGAAAGTAGTAAAACACACGGAATGCTCATTAAGGCCCAAGTAAGTCATGAAGATAAAGTAAAAAACATAAAAGCACTATCTGAAACTACAGATAAAAAAATTTTGGAATTGCTTAATAAAGAGCAGAAAGAAAAATTTATACTCTTAAACGAGGAAGCAAAAAATCCTAAGAAAAAAGAGAAGAAAAAGTCTAAAGAACAATCTTAAAATAAAACAATTGAGCCAATTTATGAAAAACTTTTTTTACTTCTTTTGTTTAGCTGCACTAGCTGTTTCATGTGGTACCAACCCATATAAAAAAAGTGAAAAAATTTACGATTCTAAGCTAAAAACACTAGAAGGGACTATTGCTAATAAAGATCCTCAAACCTTACCTGCAATTGCTCATGTAACACTTAATATTGATACACTTTACACAAAACAATTACAAACTTACAAAGACACCCTTTTTAAAATGGGGCCTACGCCATTGCAAAATGGCATAAGTACAGAGTGGATAGGTACTGTTAATTTTAATTTAAGAAAACCTAACTTTATCATTATTCACCACACCGCGCAAGACTCTATTCAACAAACCATTAAAACATTTACAAAAACAGCAACACAGGTTAGCGCACATTATGTTGTAGGTGAAGATGGAAAAGTAATTCAAATGCTTAATGATTATTTAAGAGCATGGCATGCAGGAAATGGTTCATGGGGTAAAAATACCGATATAAATTCAAGCTCTATAGGTATTGAACTAGACAATAATGGATCTGAAGTTTTTACAGAACCGCAAATCAATAGTTTACTGGCTTTATTAACTAAATTAAAAAAAGATCATAATATCCCTACTCAAAATATCATTGGGCATGCAGACATTGCTCCTACTCGAAAAAAAGACCCTAGCATTTTTTTTCCTTGGAAAATTTTAGCCGAAAATGGTTTTGGAGTTTGGCCTGACGAATTTTTAGTTACAGCACCCGCTGATTTTAACCCTGAACTAGGATTGCGAATAATTGGGTATGATACCAAAAATTTAGTAGCAGCCGTTACCGCTTTTAAACTTCATTTCATGCAAAATGAGGTCAACGGAATTATAGATGAGCTGACTAAAAACACGATTTACTCTATTTACAAGAAGCAATAAGACACAAAGTATTTATTCTTGTGTTTACCAAAAAGAACTGCCAATACCTTGACGATATTGGCAGAAAAAAAAAAAAAAAAAAAAAAAAAAAATTAAAAGGAATACGTAGTAGCAAGTAATGCAAATGCTGTAATACCTTTTGGCGCTGCATCACTATTTGTAAAAATATCTTCGGAAGCTTTATCAAAACGAATTTCTGGAATTACCGTTAAATTACCCGATTTAAAATTTAACGACAATGTATTTCCTAAAACACTAGTACCAGCAAGAGAACCTAGACCAGGCGTTGCATCTTTGGCACCAAGATATTCAACTCTGTAAGCTAAAGTCAAATTTTCTTTGAGAACAATTGAGGCATAACCCAAAAGAGAAAACCATTTTCCATCTAGATTAGAATCGATATAATGATTTGTAAGCGCATAAGTACCATTAAAACCTAAAGAAAAAGTGTCACTTAATTTTTTAGTAGCCACAATATCAAATTGTGTTTTGTTTTCATCAGAAGATGGATTACTACTTCCCGAAGTAGCATTCAAATACAAACTTCCTGTATCTCCTAAATACGAGAGTTGACCAATGAAAGTTTTTTGAGAAGAACCTGCCTCCAAAGCAGTCTTAAAATCTGTTGGATTTGCGATTCCTGCCATGAAACTTAATTTCCCTGTTGTATATTGCGCTTTTATTCCAGTATTAAAAAAAGGACCATAGGTAAAAGCATACGACATACTGTAATTTTTATTATCTACAGCATCTAACAGCTCATATCCTATGTGAGTACCAAAACTACCCGCTGTTACTTTAAACTTATCTGAAAACTCATAAGTAAAATTTAACTGTTTAATCATAAATGAAGTAGCTTCATCATTATATGAAAATTGTGCTGCTCTATTACCAAAACCTAAATCAACAAAGACAGAAGCTTTACCCATTTTATGACTCGCTTCGATAGAAGCCATTCCAAGTTCAAAGGAGTTATGAGAATTTGTAAAACTAGTAAGACTATTATCAACACCAGAGAAATCATACTTAAAATAAGCGTCGGCTGATCCAGCAAACGTAGTAGCAGGAACGGTAGTTGTCTCTTGAGCTAAAACAGTACTCATTGAAACTAATAGAGCAATTGTTGCAAATTGTTTTTTCATGTTGGGTTGTTTTTTGTTAGTATTTTATAAAAATTAGATTAAAAAAAAAGGTAATTCACACCTCATATTAAAGCTTTATATGTCAAAGGATATATTTTATAAAATACCTGCATAATCCACTTTATGAGGACGAATTTAATGTCTTTTATATTACAAAAAAGAGAATTACTAACATTTATACTCTGAAAATGAAAGAATTATGAATATGGAAATAACAGCTTGATTAACTAATTTTTTAGCATTTAAAATTGAATATTATTTTTATTTAATAATTTTAATTTTCACA
This portion of the Flavobacterium sp. CECT 9288 genome encodes:
- a CDS encoding response regulator, with amino-acid sequence MLNKVLCVDDDPITLLLCKKVVERFSFCNEIITSTNGEETLHYFNTLLDSPASKPDLIFLDLNMPVMGGWEFLDAFKTPKYKDFHTTKIVVLSSTIDPNDLKKSQTYPMVIAFLPKPISKSMLEFLKEIVV
- the rpsT gene encoding 30S ribosomal protein S20, which codes for MANHKSALKRIRSNEKKRVLNRYQHKTTRNAIKALRLATDKSEASAKLSNVISMIDKLAKKNIIHNNKASNLKSKLTKLVAKL
- the proS gene encoding proline--tRNA ligase, yielding MSKNITTRAEDYSKWYNELVVKADLAENSGVRGCMVIKPYGYAIWEKMQAELDKMFKETGHQNAYFPLFVPKSMFEAEEKNAEGFAKECAIVTHYRLKNDPDKPGKLMVDPNAKLEEELIVRPTSEAIIWSTYKGWVQSYRDLPLLINQWANVVRWEMRTRLFLRTAEFLWQEGHTAHATRAEAVEESEKMMNVYADFAERFMAIPVIKGLKTETERFAGAEETYCIEALMQDGKALQAGTSHFLGQNFAKAFDVKFANAEGKQEYVWGTSWGVSTRLMGALVMTHSDDQGLVLPPSLAPIQVVIVPIYKSDEQLAAISAEVNVLIASLRKLNVSVKFDDRTTQKPGFKFAEWELKGVPVRIAVGPKDLENGTFEIARRDTLSKEVVAKEGIENYITSLLEQIQNDLFAKALEYRDTHVTEVNSFEEFKEILENKGGFVSAHWDGTAETEEKIKDLTKATIRCVPLNRVEETGNCVFTGAPSAGRVLFAKAY
- a CDS encoding OmpP1/FadL family transporter yields the protein MKKYIWLLAIGLTINTLQAQEVSDAVRYSQDNLNGTARFRAMSGAFGALGGDLSSLNVNPAGSAIFANNQMGLTLTNFSNKNNSNYFGTTNSTKNNSIDLNQAGAVFVFENNAKSNWSKVTIGINYENANNFTNDFFSSGTNRNNTVADYFLFYANRGNNGAPVPQQFVNTEQGESISDLYSFLGNNLPNSQFPGLSGYDAQQAFLGYQAFIIDAVNENNPNSPFSSNVPAANYFHQNAVFNTGYNGKLTFNIATSYKDKFYFGLNLNSHFTDYIRSTRFTERNDAPVTNDFRVSQIQFDNDLNTYGTGFSFQIGAIAKVTKELRFGLAHESSTWYRLTDELSQSVVAISRNSTETLPADVVNPNVINVYQPYKLQTPSKTTVSLAYVFGKKGLISVDYAMRNFSSTAFKPKNDAFFMGLNNAMSNTLDNTGEVRVGGEYKIKALSLRAGYRYEQSPYKNTAIMGDLTGYSAGLGYNFGSTKLDLSYANATRNTQQGFFNQGFTDGAKIANINNNVSLTLLFEL
- the rimO gene encoding 30S ribosomal protein S12 methylthiotransferase RimO is translated as MRTKSLKKNKINVITLGCSKNVYDSEVLMGQLRANGKEVTHEAPEAEEGNIIVINTCGFIDNAKAESVNMILEYADKKERGLVDKVFVTGCLSERYRPDLEKEIPNVDQFFGTTELPQLLKALGADYKHELLGERLTTTPKNYAYLKISEGCDRPCSFCAIPLMRGKNVSQTIEKLVKEAEGLAKDGVKELILIAQDLTYYGLDLYKKRALGELLEALVKVEGIEWIRLHYAFPTGFPMDVLEIMKREPKICNYIDIPLQHIADSVLKSMRRGTTQQKTTKLLKDFREAVPGIAIRTTLIVGYPGETQEDFNILKEFVQEMKFDRMGCFAYSHEENTHAYLLEDDVPDTVKQDRANEIMELQSQISWDLNQEKIGQTYRCIIDRKEGAHFIGRTEFDSPDVDNEVLIDASKHYVKTGEFVMIKIIDATEFDLYGEPI
- a CDS encoding N-acetylmuramoyl-L-alanine amidase, which translates into the protein MKNFFYFFCLAALAVSCGTNPYKKSEKIYDSKLKTLEGTIANKDPQTLPAIAHVTLNIDTLYTKQLQTYKDTLFKMGPTPLQNGISTEWIGTVNFNLRKPNFIIIHHTAQDSIQQTIKTFTKTATQVSAHYVVGEDGKVIQMLNDYLRAWHAGNGSWGKNTDINSSSIGIELDNNGSEVFTEPQINSLLALLTKLKKDHNIPTQNIIGHADIAPTRKKDPSIFFPWKILAENGFGVWPDEFLVTAPADFNPELGLRIIGYDTKNLVAAVTAFKLHFMQNEVNGIIDELTKNTIYSIYKKQ
- a CDS encoding porin translates to MKKQFATIALLVSMSTVLAQETTTVPATTFAGSADAYFKYDFSGVDNSLTSFTNSHNSFELGMASIEASHKMGKASVFVDLGFGNRAAQFSYNDEATSFMIKQLNFTYEFSDKFKVTAGSFGTHIGYELLDAVDNKNYSMSYAFTYGPFFNTGIKAQYTTGKLSFMAGIANPTDFKTALEAGSSQKTFIGQLSYLGDTGSLYLNATSGSSNPSSDENKTQFDIVATKKLSDTFSLGFNGTYALTNHYIDSNLDGKWFSLLGYASIVLKENLTLAYRVEYLGAKDATPGLGSLAGTSVLGNTLSLNFKSGNLTVIPEIRFDKASEDIFTNSDAAPKGITAFALLATTYSF